From the Pseudomonas sp. VD-NE ins genome, the window CGGCTCCGGCAAGACCACCGTGTTGCGCTGTCTGGCCGGACAGTACCGGCACTGGACGGGCGAGTTGAGCATTGCCGGCGCGCCGCTGCAGCACAAGATTCCCAAGGAACATTTCCGTCAGGTGCAGATGGTGTTCCAGGATCCCTATGGCTCGCTGCATCCGCGCCACACCGTCGACACGGCGCTGCGTGAGCCGCTGATTATCCACGGCGTGCGCGACAAGGACGACCGGATCAACGAGATCCTGCTCAAGGTCGGTCTGAACGACAGTTACCGTTTTCGCTATCCGCACCAGTTGTCCGGTGGCCAGCGCCAGCGCGTGGCAATTGCCCGTGCGCTGATTCTCGAGCCGCGCGTGTTGCTGCTCGATGAGCCGACCTCGGCGCTGGATGTCTCGGTGCAGGCGGAGATTCTCAATCTGCTGGCGGATTTGCGCCGGCGCGAAAAACTCACCTACCTGATGGTCACTCACGATCTCGGTGTGGTCACGCACCTGTGTGATCGAGTGGCGGTAATGCAGCAGGGCAAGATCGTCGAGCTGCTCGACAGTCAGGCGCTCAGCCAGGATCTGGCAAGCCACGCCTACACGCGGATGCTGGTGCAGGCCAGTCGTGATTTCAGCCAGGAATCGGTGCGCCAGCTCGCTGGTTAAGCCGATCCATCAAGGAGCGCGACATGCCGCATTGCCTTATCGATTGCCCGCAAACCCTGGCCCGCCGTGTCGGCGAGCAAGCCCTGCTCGCTACCGTGCATGACGCCCTCGATGCCTTCGGCCTGTTCAAGGCCGGCGACATCAAGGTGCGCCTCAATACGTTCGAGCACTACCGCTGCGGCGCGGGCGAGGACGATTTTGTCCACGTCGTCCTGTCGGTGTTGTCCGGGCGCAGCGCTGAACAGCGCCGGCGTCTGGCCTCGGCGACCGTGGCGGCGCTGGTTGCGTTACTGCCGGACGTCGAGTCGCTGTCGATGGAGGTTGTGGAAATGCCCCGCGAGACGTTCGTCAACCGCAGCCAATATCTGCAAGAAGCCGGATTGTCGGCCTGAACAAGGAGTGCTCATGCCTTATCGATATGTTGTTCCGACGCAGCGCAGACAGCCTTTGGCTTTGTCGCTGGCAGCCACATTGACGCTGGTTTGCAGTGTCCCATCGTGGGCGCTGGAGGCGCCGGCAAAACTGCAGGTGCCGACCTTGGCCTACGATGATCAGCAGATCATCCTGGTTTGGGAAAAGCCCGCCGATCACGCCGATATCAGCGACTACCGGGTCTACGCCAACGGTGTGTTGCTGGGCGGCAGCAACGCCAACAATGACCGCGTCTCGCCGGCCAAACCTTACATCGACCGCTTCTACGAACAGGACGTTGCCGGTTTTCACCATCGCATCGGCATTCACAGTTACACCGCGCAAGGCTTGAAACCGGATACGGCCTATCGGTTCACCGTGCGTTCGGTGGGCACCGATGGCAAGGAGTCGGCCGACAGTCCGGCCCTTGTGCAGCGTACGAGCAAGGTCGCGGCCGTCTTCGATGTGAGGAAATATGGCGCCAAGGGTGACGGCAAAAGCCTCGATACCCTGGCGATTCAGAACGCCATCGACGCCTGCACCCCCGGTTGCAAAGTATGGTTGCCCAAGGGCACCTACAAAAGCGGGGCGCTTTACCTGAAGAGCAACATCACCGTGGAAATCGCCGAGGGTGCAACGCTGTTGGGTTCCGAGCGTGCCGAAGACTATCCGCTGGCTGGCTACATCCAGTATCCGTATTCGAGCACCGTGCGCCCGGCGTCGCTGATCAATGCCTTGCCGCGCGATCCGCGGCAGCATCAGTCGTTCGAAAACATCCGCATCGTCGGCAAAGGCACGATTGACGGCAACGGCTGGAAGCGCCGCGCCGATGTCGTCGACGAACGCGGTCAGCCATTGCCGTTCTACCTGCCCAGCGACAACACCCGCTACCAGCAGGACGGCATTCTGGCCAAGGCGCAAGTCGAGCAAGCGGTCGCGCGCGGCATGAACGTCAAGGACGCCTACGGGCAGATGCGCTCGTCGCTGATCACCCTGCGCAACGTGAAAAACGTGTTCTACGGTGGTTTCACCGTGGTGAACCCGGCCTTCCACGGGATCATGAACCTGGAAACCGAAAACGTGGTGCTGGCCAACACCACGCATAAAACCTACGACGCCAATAACGGTGACGGCATCGAATTCGCCAATAGCAAGGGCGCGATGGTCTTCAACAACTTCTTTGATACCGGCGATGACTGCGTCAATTTTGCTGCGGGTACCGGAGCTGATGCCGTGCAGCAAAAGCCACAGGAAGATGCCTGGATCTTCAATAACTACTTTCGCAAGGGCCACGGCATGGTGGTTGCCGGCAGCCATACCGGCGCGTGGATTCAAAACATCCTGGCCGAAGACAACGTTTCCGATGGCACCGATGCTGGCCTGCGCATGAAGAGCACCAACTTCATGGGCGGCGGCGCGCGTAACGTGATCTTCCGCGACTCGGCAATCCGCAATACGCTCAAGCAGGCGTTCATTTTTACCCTCGACTACAACGATCCGAACGCCAAGCTGGATTACCAGCGCTCAACCATTCCCGGGCAATTCCGTGATATCCGCGTCGCCGACGTGAGCGTGGAAAATGCCCAAGGCAAGGCAATCGAGGTCAAGGGCGACAGTCAGCACAACGCTTGGCATCAGGGGTTGGTGTTCGAGCGCGTGCGCTTCAGTGGTCCGGCCAAAGCGCAGATCGACGGGTTGAAGGATTCGCTGTTCGACCATGTGTCGTTCAGCGGGCACGGCGCTGCCAACCCGTGGCAAATCACCGGCAGTGTCGGGCTGACGTTCAAGGATGTGCAGCCGCCACCTTTGTAGAGCCTGATCAAGGTTTCGGCGATTTACCGAGGTCTTCCGAGTCGCTTGAAGTGGCTGCATCTTTCGCCGTTTCGTGGGACTCGGCGCCGGAGTTCGAGCCCGACGCCTCTTCACCTTTCTTGTCGGCCTTGTCTGCGTTGGATTGAGCTTTGCTGGCCTGATTCACGCCGGGAAGCGCGGTCGGTGGCGCGGCAGACTCGTCAGCTGCCTGCCCGGCTGCCGAGGCGAAAAGCGGGCAGGCCGCGAGCAGGCCTGCGAGGGTGAGCGCTGCAATTTTGCTGTTCATGATGGTCGTCTTCCGGTCGAAGCGGATGGTGATCATTGGAAGCGCCCGGCGAGCGAAGGTGCCCGCTGCTGGACGGGCGGTCAGTCGCTGCCGTTCTCATCACTTGAGGTCGACGATCTGGCTCCACTCAAGCCCGAACCGGCCGAGGTATTTCCTCAGTCGATCGGCATCGTTGGGTTGTGCCTTGGCCTGGCGCGAAATTCCGAACAGCCGGCGGCCGGCGTCGGACAAGCTGTCCGCCTGCCGGCACACCTCGATCACTGCCTTCAATTGCAAGCGGTCAAACAGATCCATGGTTTCGGCGTCCCCCGGCAATTCTCCTGAAATCGCCTGCGGTTGCGCCAAGCCCCAGGCGTAGCGCAGCCGATCAATTTCTTCCTGCACCTGTGCCTCGTCGATACGTCCGCTGTCGGCCAATGTCGCCATGCGCGTGATCGAGGCCGACAGTTCGCGGAAGTTGCCCAGCCACGCCGCCTCGCGAGAGCTGGCGAACGCCAGATAACTGCGCCGGGCTTCCAGATTGAAGCGCACCAGTTGCCCGTGTTCGCGGGCGTGGCGTTCCAGCTCGAAATCAATGTTCGGTTCGATGTCCTCGCGGCGGCCGGCGAGGCCGGGCAGATCGAATGTCCACAGGTTGATGCGCGCGTACAAATCTTCGCGGAACAGGCCGTCAGCAACCCGGCTGCGCAGGTCGCGGTGGGTGCCGGCAATAATCAGGAAATCGCTTTCGACTTCCTTGTCCGAGCCGAGCGGAAAGAAGCGTTTTTCTTCAATCGCCTTGAGCAGCATTGCCTGTTCGTCTGCGCCCAGTTCGCCGATCTCATCGAGAAACAGCATGCCGCCATCGGCAGCGCGCAACAGGCCGTCGCGGGCATTCTGTGCGCCGGTGAAGGCGCCTTTGACATGGCCGAACAACGCCGACATCGCGCCATCGCCACGCAAGGTGGCGCAGTTGACCTCGACAAAACGCCCCTGCATCTGATGGCGACTGCGTTTGAGTTCGTAGATGCGTCGGGCGAGGAAGGATTTGCCGGCGCCGGTCGGGCCGATCAGCAGCATCGGTGCCTTCGAGCGCACGGCCACGCGCTCGATCTGTTCGATCGAGCGGTTGAAGGCGGCGTTGCGTGTGGCGATGCCGGACTTCAAGAACTCCAGGCCTTCGAGGCGCTTGTTGGCGAAGCGCGACGCGATGCGATCGTAGCGCGACAGGTCGAGATCGATCAGGGCGTGAGTGCCGATGGCGTGATCGCCTTCGTTGCGCTTGGCGGGGGAGGTCTGGATCAGCCGCGCCGGCAGATAGCGCGCCTCAGTCAGCAGGAACCAGCAAATCTGCGCGACGTGGGTGCCGGTGGTGATGTGGACGAGGTAGTCCTCGCGCTCG encodes:
- a CDS encoding ABC transporter ATP-binding protein — its product is MSMIQAHALNLSFGAGAALNQVLHDVNLSVADGESFGLVGESGSGKTTVLRCLAGQYRHWTGELSIAGAPLQHKIPKEHFRQVQMVFQDPYGSLHPRHTVDTALREPLIIHGVRDKDDRINEILLKVGLNDSYRFRYPHQLSGGQRQRVAIARALILEPRVLLLDEPTSALDVSVQAEILNLLADLRRREKLTYLMVTHDLGVVTHLCDRVAVMQQGKIVELLDSQALSQDLASHAYTRMLVQASRDFSQESVRQLAG
- a CDS encoding 5-carboxymethyl-2-hydroxymuconate Delta-isomerase — protein: MPHCLIDCPQTLARRVGEQALLATVHDALDAFGLFKAGDIKVRLNTFEHYRCGAGEDDFVHVVLSVLSGRSAEQRRRLASATVAALVALLPDVESLSMEVVEMPRETFVNRSQYLQEAGLSA
- a CDS encoding glycoside hydrolase family 28 protein, giving the protein MPYRYVVPTQRRQPLALSLAATLTLVCSVPSWALEAPAKLQVPTLAYDDQQIILVWEKPADHADISDYRVYANGVLLGGSNANNDRVSPAKPYIDRFYEQDVAGFHHRIGIHSYTAQGLKPDTAYRFTVRSVGTDGKESADSPALVQRTSKVAAVFDVRKYGAKGDGKSLDTLAIQNAIDACTPGCKVWLPKGTYKSGALYLKSNITVEIAEGATLLGSERAEDYPLAGYIQYPYSSTVRPASLINALPRDPRQHQSFENIRIVGKGTIDGNGWKRRADVVDERGQPLPFYLPSDNTRYQQDGILAKAQVEQAVARGMNVKDAYGQMRSSLITLRNVKNVFYGGFTVVNPAFHGIMNLETENVVLANTTHKTYDANNGDGIEFANSKGAMVFNNFFDTGDDCVNFAAGTGADAVQQKPQEDAWIFNNYFRKGHGMVVAGSHTGAWIQNILAEDNVSDGTDAGLRMKSTNFMGGGARNVIFRDSAIRNTLKQAFIFTLDYNDPNAKLDYQRSTIPGQFRDIRVADVSVENAQGKAIEVKGDSQHNAWHQGLVFERVRFSGPAKAQIDGLKDSLFDHVSFSGHGAANPWQITGSVGLTFKDVQPPPL
- the rtcR gene encoding RNA repair transcriptional activator RtcR; translated protein: MPNKQTVAIGFIGATLDRVGKGANRWSHWRPSVGLCQQQDVLINRLELIHGVDARDVSLAERVRVDIQQVSPETEVRLHPMVLRNPWDFEEVYGALHDFTTAYDFDTEREDYLVHITTGTHVAQICWFLLTEARYLPARLIQTSPAKRNEGDHAIGTHALIDLDLSRYDRIASRFANKRLEGLEFLKSGIATRNAAFNRSIEQIERVAVRSKAPMLLIGPTGAGKSFLARRIYELKRSRHQMQGRFVEVNCATLRGDGAMSALFGHVKGAFTGAQNARDGLLRAADGGMLFLDEIGELGADEQAMLLKAIEEKRFFPLGSDKEVESDFLIIAGTHRDLRSRVADGLFREDLYARINLWTFDLPGLAGRREDIEPNIDFELERHAREHGQLVRFNLEARRSYLAFASSREAAWLGNFRELSASITRMATLADSGRIDEAQVQEEIDRLRYAWGLAQPQAISGELPGDAETMDLFDRLQLKAVIEVCRQADSLSDAGRRLFGISRQAKAQPNDADRLRKYLGRFGLEWSQIVDLK